Below is a window of Christensenella minuta DNA.
CGCAGGCGGCATTGCGGAAAAGAGCCCGTTTATGATGCAGGTATATTCGGACATCATCAAAAAGCCGATCCGCATCTCGGGCAGCAAGCAAGGCCCGGCACTGGGCGCGGCGATTTTTGGCGCGGTGGCGGCAGGAAGCGCCGCCGGCGGGTATGACAGCGTATTCGAAGCGGCGGAAAGAATGGGCAAGCTGAAAGACGTCTTGTATACGCCGGACGAGGAGGAGGCAAAGACATACGACGCGCTTTATGCAGAGTATGAGAAACTCCATGATTATTTCGGACGGGGCGGAAACGACGTAATGAAAACTTTGAAAAGGATAAAAAAAGCACATGAAGGATGAACTGAAACGCAGGGTCTATGAAGCGAATATGCTGCTCCCCAAATATGGGCTCATTACCTTTACCTGGGGCAATGTATCCGAACGGGAAGGGGATGTGGTCGCGATCAAGCCGTCCGGTGTGGAATATGATGCGCTTCGGCCGGAAGATATCGTGCTTGTGGGCATGGACGGAAGCATACTGGAAGACGGCCTGAACCCGTCCTCCGATCTTGAGACCCACCTGGAACTGTACCGTAATTTTGAAGGAGTGGCGGGGATTACCCATACACATTCGGAATGGGCGACTTCGTGGGCGCAGGCGGGGATGGACATTCCCGCGGCGGGAACGACGCATGCGGATTATATTTACGGGGACGTGCCGTGCACGCGTGGACTTACGCCGGGCGAAATACGCGGGGCGTATGAGCTTAATACCGGCAAGGTGATCGTGGAGACCTTCGCGGGCCTTGATCCTCTGGCTGTGCCGTGCGTGCTGGTGAAAAACCACGGACCGTTTACCTGGGGCGCAAGCGCAGCGGAATCGGTGCGCAATGCAGTGGTTTTGGAGCAAATAGCCAAGATGGCGTTTGTCGGACGGACCCTTCAAGGCGGCGGCCCTGAGCGGATGCCGCAGAGCCTGCTTGACAAGCACTACCTAAGAAAGCATGGCAAAAACGCTTATTACGGGCAAAAGAAATAAAAAAAGCCATCCCGCCGGGATGGCTTTTTTCAATACGGTTTGCATGCGGCCACCCTGTTGGGCGGACCGTTTTCAGCTTTCAAGCAGGCGGAAATGGTCCAGGACCCACTGCGAATCCACTGTTTCAAAATCTCCCGACTCTTCAAAATGTGGAGAGGAAAGCTCTGTGAGCATCTGGTTGTACAGCCCGAACGGTGTTTTGAGGATAAAATCGTTTCCGTCTTTTGCAAGGGCAAAAAAGCTCAGGGCTTCTTTATCCGCATCCGCGAGCAGCAATACATCCGGGTCCTTCACGTCGAACCGCTCCGGGTTTTGTTGGATCGTGAGGATTTTCAGCAATTCGATGGCCCGGTCGTCAAGGCCGCGGTTGAAAATGAGAACCTTTTCCCGGAAACTATGGGTGGAAAACACATCGCGCAGCGAATAACCGGGCTGCGGCGCGGGCACGTCCGGGGGCAGGTCGGTAAGATCAAAGCCGCGGGGAATAAAGCGGATCATGACGCGCTTTGCGGGATCGTGATAAATGCATGGATAAGGCAGCATCAGCTCCGCCCCACACGAAGGGCATGCCGCCCGGAAGGCTGTCAGGTCAAGGATTTTTTCCGCGCGTTCCGCCAAGGGGAAGGTTTCAAATTCAAATTGCGCCCCGCATTTGGGGCAATCAACGGTTTCTTTCATCAAGGCTCCTTTCCGCCGGAAATAAATTCAGAGCTTGCAGCAAGTGATGGGATTCCCATGCTCCTCGATCAGCCGCCGGAGGTCG
It encodes the following:
- a CDS encoding CpXC domain-containing protein, translated to MKETVDCPKCGAQFEFETFPLAERAEKILDLTAFRAACPSCGAELMLPYPCIYHDPAKRVMIRFIPRGFDLTDLPPDVPAPQPGYSLRDVFSTHSFREKVLIFNRGLDDRAIELLKILTIQQNPERFDVKDPDVLLLADADKEALSFFALAKDGNDFILKTPFGLYNQMLTELSSPHFEESGDFETVDSQWVLDHFRLLES
- a CDS encoding L-ribulose-5-phosphate 4-epimerase; the encoded protein is MKDELKRRVYEANMLLPKYGLITFTWGNVSEREGDVVAIKPSGVEYDALRPEDIVLVGMDGSILEDGLNPSSDLETHLELYRNFEGVAGITHTHSEWATSWAQAGMDIPAAGTTHADYIYGDVPCTRGLTPGEIRGAYELNTGKVIVETFAGLDPLAVPCVLVKNHGPFTWGASAAESVRNAVVLEQIAKMAFVGRTLQGGGPERMPQSLLDKHYLRKHGKNAYYGQKK